The Acidimicrobiales bacterium sequence CGCCGTGCCCGAGCACACACTCGGGGTCGGGGCCGTCGAGCGGGATGCCGGTGAAGAACTTGGCGGCCATGCAGCCACCCTGGCACGCGTCGAAGTGGCCGCAGGACGCACACGCGCCGGCGGACTGGGGCTCGCGGAGCTCCAGGAAGAGGTCGCTCTCCTGCCACACCTTGCGGAACCCGCCCTCGTCACGGACGGAGCCGGCGAGGAACTCGTCGTGCAGGACGAAGGGGCAGGCGTAGACGTCGCCGAGCGGGTCGATCAGGCACACCACCCGGCCGGCACCGCAGAGGTTGAGCCCGGGCAGCGCCTCGCCGAGGGCCGAGAGGTGGAAGAACGAGTCGCCGGTCAACACGTCGGGACGCTCGAGCAGCCAGTGGTACAGGTCGCGCTGCTGCTGGTCCGTGGGGTGCAGCTCGTGCCAGCTGTCCGCACCACGACCGGACGGCCGGAAGCGGGTCAGGCGGAGCTGGGCGCCGTAGCGGTCGGCCATCGCCTTGAACTCGTCGACCTGGGGGATGTTGTGGCGGGTCATCACGACGGAGATCTTGAACTCGCCGAACCCGGCATCGTGGAGATGCTCCATCGCCTGCACCGCGGTGGCGAACGAGCCCTCGCCTCGCACGTGGTCGTTGGTGGCGGCATCGGCGCCGTCGATCGAGATCTGGACGTCCACATAGTCCATGCCGGCGAGCTTCCGGGCGACGTCGGCGTCGATGCGCGAACCGTTGGTCGAGAACTTCACGCCGACGCCGTGATCGACCGCGTACTCCACGAGATGCCAGAAGTCCGGCCGGATCGTGGGCTCGCCGCCACCGATGTTGATGTAGAAGACCTGCATCCGCTCCAGCTCGTCGATGACGGCCTCGGCCTCCGCGGTGGTCAGCTCACGCGGGTCACGGCGGCCGCTCGACGAGAGGCAATGCACGCACTGGAGGTTGCACGCATACGTGAGTTCCCAGGTGAGACAGATCGGGGCGTCGAGGCCCCGCTTCATCTGGTCGCCGAGACCGCTCTGCTTGACCGGCGACAGCACGAGGTTGTCCGGACGAGGCTCGGTGATGTCGGGCGAGGACAGGTCGGACAGGGTCATGCGGCCACCAGGAAGTCGGATGCGGCGAGCGACGCGAGCGCCTTCTCGAAGGAGGGCCAGCGCCGGGGGTCGATGCCGACGGCGTCGAAGGCCTCCCGCGCCGTCGCGTGCTGGTCGAGCGACTCCACGAGGGTGACGAGCTCGGGCGCGCGCAGGAAGTTCAGACGCCGGTTGCCGTAGTGGTAGGCCAGCGCACCGAAGGGTTCGGGACGCAGGGCGACACGCTCGTGCAACCGGTACGACGACGAGGCGTCGAAGGTCACGGCTCTAGTAGACGCCGCACATTCCGTCGATGGAGATCTCCTCGACGAGCAGCTCTTCCTCGACGAGTTCGTCCTCGTTCGAGTCGTCCGCGGTCTGATCCTGAACGTCGGTGGGTTCCATGACGGCCTCCTGGGTCGATGCGGGCATCGATGAACGTGCCTGAAACTACAGCGTAGGCCGGTCAGACACGAGCGAGGCGAGGCACGTCCTCGGCCGGAACCGCCTTCGACCACAGCCAACCCTGGGCCCGACGGCAACCGAGCTCGAGGAGCATCTCGGCCTGCGCCGTCTCCTCGACGCCTTCGGCGACGACATCGAGGCCGAGGCCCCGGCTCAGCCAGATGATCGTGCGCACGATCTCCCGGTCGGTCGAACTGGTCACGATGCCGCTGACGAAGGACCGGTCGATCTTGAGTGTGTCGACCGGCAGATGCTTGAGGCGGGCGAGCGAACTGAACCCGGTGCCGAAGTCGTCCACCGCCACCTCGACGCCGAGGTCGCGCACGGCCTGGAGAGCGTCGATCGCACTGTCGGCGTCGAGCATCAGGGAACGCTCGGTGATCTCCACACACAACAGGCTCGCGGGCACCTCGTGCGCGTCGAGCGCCCGTGAGATCTGCTCGGCGAGCTCACCGGACTGGAGTTGGGCGGCCGCCACATTCACCCGGATGCGGGTCTCGAAGCCGTCGGCGACCCAGCGCTGGAGCGTCTCGAAGCTGCGGCCGAGCACGAGCCGGCTCAACTCGGGGGCGAGGCCGATCTCCTCGGCGGTGTCGATGAACCGCGCGGCCTCGATCACGCCCTCGGTCGGGTGGTCCCAGCGGACGAGCGCCTCGACGCCCACGATCTCGTTCGTGATGAGGTCGTACTCGGGCTGGAACCACGGCAGGAACTCTCCGGCGGCAACGCCCCGACGGAGGTCCGTCTCGAGGTGGAGCCGATCGCGCAGCGTGGCTCGATGGGCCTCGTCGAAGAACTCGTAGCGGTCACGCCCCTTCGTCTTGGCGTCGTACAGGGCGGCGTCGGCGTGGCGCAGCACGGCCTCCACGTCGTCGCCACCGGATGATCTGGCGATGCCCACGCTGCAGGTCGGGATCACCGTCGTGCCGTGGACGATGATGGGCTCGCGGATGACCTCGATCAGCCGTTGTGCCGTCACCGCGAGCTCCATGTCCGAGTCGCCGTGCACGAGCACGGCGAACTCGTCGCCGCCGAATCGGGCCACCACGTCCGAGCCGCGAAGGGAGCGCCGGATCCGTTCGGCGATCGCCACCAGCACGGCGTCCCCGGCGCTGTGACCGAGCGAGTCGTTGACCACCTTGAACCGGTCGACGTCGATCATGAGCAGTGCGCCGCGGCCGCCGGTGGCGAGCTGGCCCGTGAACTCGTCGGCGAGCTTGCGGCGGTTGGCGAGGCCGGTCAACGCGTCATGGGTGGCGTCGTACTCGAGCTGCGCCCGGCTGCTGACCACGTCGATGAACTGACGAATCTGGCCGATGACCTGTTGCAACAGTGCCCGCTCGACGGGCGTCCATTCGCGGTCGCGCAACGAGCACACGCCGAGGAGGAGGGCGATGCCCGGCGAGCGGAAGGGCACGACCAGCATGGAGAACTCGGATCCCGCCACAGCTTCGGCGGGCAGGCGGATCCCGTCGGGCAGCTGGCGCGACCGGGTCTCGGTGGGCCGACCGGAGTCGAGAACGCGCTGACAGTGCGCCTGAAAGACGGACTTGTCGAGCCCCGGGCCCGTGGGCTCCAGGCTCTCGCCGTCGCGACTCCAGGAGTGCACGGTGCCGTCGGAGCTCCCGAGGTACTCCGCGAACGAGATGACATCGGTGTCGAGCGCCTCCCCCAGCTCGCCGAGGGCCCACGTGATCACGTCGGCGGAGTCGACGACGGACCGATCGAGGAAGCGGGCACCGAGCCGGAGCTGGAGGTCGTCGAGGACCTGCCGGTACTCCTGCTGACGCTCCTCGGCCGCCCGCGCCCGGGCCTGGAGGATCACCCCGGCGAGATCCGTCAGGGTCCGCAGCTCGTCGGCCGGGAGCTCCGCTCCCACGCGGTCACCGGTGAGGGTCAACACCGCTCGGACATCGTCACCGACCGCGGTCGGGACGATCATCGTGGCCGCGGTGGTGACCCGCCCCCAGGCGGCGAGTACGTCCTCCGGCTGCAGGACGAAGGGCTCGTGCCACGTCTGAACGTCCCCAGGCAGGTCGAACTCGGTCGGGAGCTGCGGCCGAGTGCCGTCGGACCACTCCATGACCACGGACACCTGTCCGACCGCCGGCTCGATCTCGGCGAAACGAACCCGGCGCGCCCCGAACACGCCGCCGATCCGTTCGAGGGCGGCCTGCGCCGTCTCGTCCACCGTCGCCGCGGTCGCGTTGAGGAAGGACTCCGCGATCTCGGTCCGTGCCTGCTCGACCACACCGCGGCGAACGAGGTCGAGTTCCGCACCCATGCGCATGCGGAACTGTCCCAACATCGCGACGGCGTTCGTCACGAGTTCGAGCGCCGTGTCGGCGAGCGGCCGATTGTCGATCCGGCCGACGACGAACACGCCGACGAGCTCACCCTCGACGATGCCCGGAACGACCACCCCGCTGTTGAACCCGGCGACGAGATCTTCGACGTCCGGAACCGTGTTGAACTCGTCGAAGCGATAGATGCCGCCCTGACCGAGGTGCTCGACCGCCGCAGCCGACAGATCCCGATGGCCGGGATCGGCCTCACCGGACTCCGCCCACTCGAGCAGGAAGTGCAGGCGACCCTCGGCCCACTCGTACGTGCGCATCGCCGTCGCCCCGACGTAGCGGCCGACCGTCTCGAGCACCTCGTCCAGCAGCTCGCGCGCTTCGCCGATCCCTCCCTCGTGGAGCCGCCCGCCGACGCGGGCCAGGATCTCGGCCACGTCGGCCCGCTGACGAAGCTCTTCGCGGGCGTCGTGATGACGCATGTGGCGCCACAGGATCTCGCCACACAGCTGGACGGCCATGCGGTCGCTGTCGTCGAGGTCATCCAGGTCGGGTGCCAGCACGGCCACCGCACCGGACACGATGTCCTCGTCGAAGATCGGCGTCACGAGCATCGACGCGCCATCCCCGATCTGGCGCATCAACGTGCCGAAGTCGTTGTCGAAGTCGTCGGGGGTGAGAAGCATGGACTCGCCTCTCGATCGCAGCGGAGCGCCGGGCGGGAGCAGGTCCTCACCGACGCGCAGCTGGGGGTCGCGCACCAGACCCGTGGGTCCCCACAGTGCCGACACGTGGGCCCCGTCGTCCTCGAATCGCATGATGGCGGTGACATACGCGTCGAAGCCCTCCGCCAGGATCCGAAGGGCGCGGCCGTAGCCCTCGAGCGCGTCGTCGAGTCCCGCGCCCGCCAACGCCCGACCGACGGCGTCGGCGACGGCCAGGCCATCGCGTCCGTGGCCCGGAGCGGGGGCGGGCGATGGAATGTCGTGGTCGGCCGAGGTCACGGGTGCTCCGAAGGAGGGTCAGTAGGAGAATCGGCCTGCTGAGCGCCGTCATTAGGTTCACCGACAGGCGCCAACTACCTTCGTCGGCGCACCTCGCACGCAAGGAAGCACGCATGGAACTCGACATCATGGCGACCGCGACGGGCCTGCGGGACATGCAACGGCACGCGAAGGCCGTCGAGGACGCCGGATTCGCGACCATGTGGCTCACCGAGGGCGGTCGCACGGCGTATCTCTCGGCGGCCGCCGCCGGGCTCGCCACCGAACGACTCGGGATCGGCACGGCCGTGGCCGTGGCGTTCCCCCGCAGCCCGATGATCACCGCGTCGATCGCGTGGGAGCTCGCGGACAACACCGGCGGGCGGTTCACCCTCGGCCTCGGGACGCAGATCAAGGCCCACATCGAGCGGCGCTACTCGGCCGAGTACGCGCCTCCCGGCCCCCGCATGAAGGAGTACGTCGAGTCCCTCCACGCCATCTTCCGCGCCTTCCGCGGTGAGGAGAAGCTGCACTTCGACGGCGACTTCTACTCGTTCAGCCTGCTGCCGGCGCAATGGTCACCCGGTCCGATCGACGCGCCGGACCCCCCGATCTTCGTCAGCGCCGTCCTGCCCTGGATGAGCCGGATGGCCGGCGAGATCTGCGACGGCATCCACATCCACCCGTTCAACTCGGCGCAGTACCTCACCGACGTGCAACGTCCCCACGTCGAGGAGGGCGTGGCGCGCGCCGGCCGCGACCTGGCCGATGTGACGTTCGAGATCCCGGTCATGACGCCGGTGGGCGACACGGACGAGGAGCTGGCGGAGACCCGCGAGGCGGCCCGCCAGATGATCGCCTTCTACGGCTCCACCCGCACCTACTCGCCCGTCTTCGAGACGCACGGATTCGACGGCCTGTCCGATCAGCTCCACGCCAAACAACGCGAGGGCGATCTCGCCGGCCTGGTGGGCCTGATCACCGACGACGTGCTCGACCACTACACCGTGTCGGGCAGCTGGTCGACGCTCGGGGCCAATCTCGTGGAGCGCTACCGCGACGTCGCGCCGACGGCTCGGCTCATGACCTACACGGCGTCCAGCCAGCTGCGGAAGCACCCGGATGTCCTGGACCGCTGGGCCCAGGTCGCCCGCGACGTCGCGAACGCCTGAGCCGAGCGGTCCGGCGGTCACTCACGCCGTGGACGGGGCCTCGGCCTCCATCGTCGAACGCGTGTGCCACAGGAAGGCGGCACCCATCACGGTGCAGACCACGCCGAGACCGGCGAGCAGTCCGGCGATGCCGAGGGCGAGTTGCAGGGCGCTGTGGGTCACCGCTCCGACGCCGAGCTCGCCGACCAACGCGTGCACGGTGCCGCTCCACGCCAGTTCGCGAGCCGGCCCGTCGAGGATGTCGGTCCGGTTGAAATCGGTCCAGTAGCGGCCGTCGACGGCAACCGTGTAGGCGCCGGGCTCGAGCACCTCGCCCTGATACGCCTCGACCACACCGTTGTAGGTGCCGTCGGGGTCCAGCGCGCCGGACTCGATGCCGGCGTCGATCGTCGCCTGGTCCAGGACGACCGTCTGCTCACCATGGAGCGTGTGGTAGACGATCGTGCCCATCTGGACCATGTACTCCGTGGCCGAATTGACCAGCGGATCGCCCGGGTCGAGGTCGCCGTCGACGATCGGGAACGCCCAGTCGTCCTCGACCAGGCTGAGGATCGCCTCGCCCCCCTCGACCTGACCGCGGTCGATCAGCTGACCGTCGTCGTTGTAGGTGAGCGTGACGCCCTGGGCCGAGCTGAATGCGCTCAGGGAGTCGTAGCCGGCCTGCGCCTTGCTGTACGCGACGCCGGCACCGACGAAGTAGCCGACACCGACGACGATGAGGAAAACGCCGAGGACGCCGAGTGGTTTCTTGAGCATGGGGGTGTGCCTTTCGTTGCGCTCGTGAAAGGAGTCACGAACTCACGAAAGAGGACTCTGCCGGTGTCCCGGCGGGCTCGGCAGGGCCGAAGGTCCCGGCTCGGCGATCCGTGGCGCTCTAGTTCTCGGCGTCGACGGCGTGGGCCCGCAGCATCTGGAGCGGGACGACCTCGAGCGCCCGCTCGTGGGTGGCGGTCAGCCGGACCGGCGCGGCGGCCCCGGCCAGCGCCGCCTCCAGCCAGCGGGCCGCGCAGACGCACCAGCCGTCGCCGGGTTGCAGGCCGGCGAATCCCCACTCGGGGCGGGGTGTCGACAGGTCGTTGCCCGCCTCCTTCGAGAACTCCAGGAAGCGCGTGGTCACCGTCGTGCAGACCGTGTGGGAACCGACGTCCTCCTCCGACGTGTTGCAGCACCCGTCACGGAAGAACCCCGTGACGGGATCGGTCCCACAGTCCGCGAGCTCCCCGCCGAGCACGTTCTTGGCCATGGCCCATCAAACCACGGCAGTAGATTCCCAACCATGACCCACCCCCCTACCCCCTCGTTCTGGGTGAACGGAGGCGCGGATTCCAGCGCTCTGTTCACCCAGAACGAGGGGGTAGGGGTGGGGGTGGGGTGATGGAGCTTCGCTTGGCGACGGTTGCCGATGCGGCGGCGATCCGGGACATCTACAACCGCGAGGTCACCGAGACGACGAACACCTTCGATCTCGAACCCCGCACGCTCGAGCAGCAGCGGGACTGGCTCGCCGAACGGCTCGGCGCCCTCGGCGTGGTCGTGGCGGATATCGACGGTCGGGTGGCCGGCTTCGCGTCACTGTCCGAGTACCGCCCGCGGGCCGCGTACCGCACGACGGTCGAAAGCAGTGTCTACGTTGCCGAGTGGGCCCGCGGCGAAGGCGTCGGCCGGGCGATGATGGTCGAGCTGGTCGATGTCGCGACGCAACGCGGCTTCCACACGATCATCGCCAACATCGTCGGCGGCCACGAGGCGAGCATCGCCCTGCACCACGCGGCGGGGTTCGAGATCGTCGGCACCCAGCGCGAGGTCGGCCGGAAGTTCGGCAAGTGGCTCGACCTCACCGTCATGCAGCGCATGCTCCGGTGACGCGAAGAACCCGGTGCCGAAGCACCGGGTTCTCACGAGTTGTCTTGTGGGCCGAGAAGGATTTGAACCTTCGTAGGCGTAAGCCGACGGGTTTACAGCCCGTTCCCTTTGGCCGCTCGGGCACCGACCCAGGACCCTCAGAGAATACCGGGAGCGGACGCCGGTGCGACCTCGATTCGGTCGGGAACCGTCGCCGTCAGGACGTGGGCGACGCGGCGCGCGTCTCGACCCACGCGCCGTACCCGCCCAGGATGTCGGAGACATCGGCGAACCCGGCTCGCCGCAGCACGCTCGCGCCGACCGACGACCGGTAGCCGCCGGCGCAGAACACGACGGTGGGCGTGTCGGGGTCGAGTTCGTCGAGCCGCTTGGGCAGCTCCCCGACCGGGATCCCGACTGCGCCGGGGATGGACCCGAGGGCGAACTCACCCGGATTGCGGATGTCGACCAGCTGGAGGCCGGCGACCTCGTCGGCGCGTACGTCGTACTCGGCCGCCGTCAGCCGCGAGGCGCGCTGGACACGGTCCGGGTGGGCGGCCATCACCGCTTGGGGATGGCGCAGATGACCGACGACCCGATCGAAACCGATACGGGCGAGCCGGTTCTTCGCCTCGAGCTCGAACCCGTCGTCGACGACGAGCACGATGTCGACGTCGGACGGCACGACCGAACCCGCGAACTCCGCGTAGCGGCCGTTGAGCCCGACATTGACCGATCCGGTCAGATGACCGTGGCCGAACTCCTCGGGGCCCCGACCGTCGAGGATCAGCGCACCGGCCGCGACCTTTGCGTCGAACTCGTCGAGGTCGAGCGGCGTCGGCGGCTCGGTCTCGTCGAGCAGCTCACGGTTCTTGCGGTTGAGCACGGCGTCGTAGACGAAGTAGTCGGGCGCCGGGGGCTGCCCCTCGGTGACGAGCTCGACGAAGGTCTCGCGGTCCGGGGCGAGCAGGGCGTAGTTGCTCTCCCGCTGGTCGCCGATCGTCGACCAGGTGTCGGTCGACAGGTTCTTGCCGCAGGCCGAACCGGCTCCGTGGGCGGGGTACACGCGGGTGGTGTCGGGCAACGGCATCAGCTTCTGGTGGAGGCTGTCGTAGAGCTGATCGGCCAGCTCGTCACGGGTGTAGCCGATCGACGCCAGCAGATCGGGGCGGCCGACGTCGCCGATGAACAACGTGTCGCCGGTGAGGACCGCATAGGGCTCCTCGCCGGGTTGCTCGCGCACGACGATGCTGATCGATTCCGGGGTGTGCCCCGGCGTGTGGAGGATCTCCAGCTCGACTTCGCCGAGAGAGATGCGCTCCCCGTCGGTGAGCTTGCGCGACGGGAACTCGGTCTCGGCCACCGACGAGAACGCGATCTCGGCGCCGGTGGCGGCCGCGAGCTCGAGATGGCCGGACAGGAAGTCGGCGTGGAAGTGGGTCTCGATCACGAGCTCGATGCGAAGGCCCGCGGCCTCGGCGTCGGCGACGTACTCGTCGATGTCACGGCGGGGGTCGACGACCACGGCACGGCCGCTCGTCTCGTCGCCGATCAGGTAGGACGCCTGCGACAGGCAGTCGAGGTAGTACTGGGTGAACTTCATGGGTTCGTTCCTTCCTTCCAGGCGAGCATGCCGCCCGCGAGATTGACGACGTCGGCGAATCCCGCGGCGGTGAGCGCCTCGCATGCCGCGGTGCTGCGTGCCCCGCTGCGGCAAAGGACGACGACGCGCTGTGCCGGGTTCAGCTCGCCGGCGCGAACCGGGAGGTCGCCGAGCGGGATGTTGCGAGCGCCGGGGAGGGTGCCCGTCTCCTCGAGTTCGTGAGGCTCGCGGACGTCGATGAGTTGGGTGCTGTCGTCGACGACGGTCGGATAGTCGACGACGGGATGGTCGCGATGCATGTCAGGCCGCCTCCGCGTGCAGGTCACGCAGGACCGACTCGATGTCACAGCTCGTGCGGTTGTAGGGCAGTCGGCCGAGCATGTTGGCCATCGCGCACGTGTTGGAAACGGCCGAGTAGAGGAGGCCGCCACCGACGCCCGCGGCGAGCCACTTGGCCTTCGGCACGGCGATGCTCGTCAGCACCCCGGCGACCACGAGCGAGCCGGCGACGAGTCGGACCTGACGATCCATTGCCCACCGCTCGACGTCGCCCTGGGCGACCTCACCGTCCGCGGCCTGCCAGGCGGCGATACCGCCTTCGAGGATGTGGAGCCGCTCCTTGCCGGCGCCGCGGAGGGCACCGTGGGCCTGGCTGGCTCGGCCCCCCGATTGGCAGACGAGGACGACCGGGTGGGCGACGTCGGCGAGATCGGCCACGTGCTCCCCCAGCGTGTCGAGCGGAACGTTGAACGAGCCCGGGATGTGGACCGTCTCGAACTCGCCGCCGGTGCGCACATCGAGCACCCGGGTGGTCGGGTCGTCGACGCGGAGCCGCTGGAGCTCGGCGGTCGAGATGGTGTCGGTTGCGGGAATGGTCATGTTGTCTCCAGTGAGGGATGGATCGGTGGAAGAGAAGGGTCGGTGACGTCGTCGAGACAGCCGGTCGCGAGGTCGTGGACCGCGCCGACGAGAGCGAGCCGACCGGCGCGGGTCGCCCGGCCGGTCGGACCGTCGTGGGCGGCGAGGGCACGGAGCGTCGCGGTGACGTTGTGGCGGACGATCGCCGGCTCCTCGGCGTGCGGATGCTGGTCGATGACCGCGCAGATCGGCGCGGTGACCGCGGCGAGCTCGCCGTCACAGTCCCCCGCGAACGCGGCGGCCACCGCGCCACAGTGCGTGTGGCCGAGCACGATCAGCAGTTCGACGCCGAGTTGCTCGACGGCGTAGTCGAGGCTGGCGAGTGCCCGCGGTCCGGCGGTGTTGCCCGCGACGCGAACGACGAACAGGCTCCCGGCCGGCTGGTCGAAGACGACCGACGGCGGCACCCGGGCGTCGGAGCATGCCAGCACCGCGACCGAGGGTCGATGTTCGGGCACGCGGCCATCGGCCGGCGCGCCGGCTTGCTCGTGGGCGGCGAGGAGGTCGGACCAGAGCTCAGACACGATGCACCTCCGACCCGCTGGTGGACGCCGGGCGTTCGTCGATGCCGTGGCGGCGTTGGTCGGACGGCGCCGTCCGGGCGGCGCGGATCGCCACGACCGCATCGTGGGTGGAGGTGTGGATCCGCTCGTCGAGCGCGTCCCACAAGCCGGCGCGGCGGAGCACGTCACGGACCGGGCCCTTGGCGTCGGCGAGGTGCAGCGTGACTCCGCGATCGTCGAGATCGGGCAGGAGTTCATGGAGCATCTCCACGCCCGTGGCGTCGATGTCGTTGATGCCCGACGCGTCGAGCAGGAGGGCACGGGGCTCGGCGGTCAGTGCCGCGCCCCGCTCGGCGAGCAGTCGCTTCACGGCGGCGGCGTTGGCGAACGAGAGGGCGGCGTCGACCCGGACGATGTCGATTCCCGGGTCGGTGGCGACTTCGGGGAACCGCTCGACGTTGCGGTAGCTCGTCGTCCCGTCGACATGGCCCAACACCGCGCTGTGGGGCATCGACATGCGGGCGAACACCACGAGCATCGAGGCGACGACGGCGACCCCGATGCCCAGCTCGATCCCCAGCACGAGGGTGGCGACGAATGCCACGGCCAGGCCGATCAGGTCGCTGCGCTTCACCCGCGCGATGTGGCGCATCTCGGCGACGTCGACGAGCCCGACCACTGCGGCGATGATGATCGCGCCGAGGGCGGCGTTGGGCAGCGAGGACAGCAGGGGCGTGAAGAACGCGATGGTGGCGAGGACGATGGCGGCGGTGACGACCGAGGCGAGCGGGGTCCGGGCGCCCGCCGAGTCGTTCACGGCCGTGCGGGAGAAGCCGCCGGTCACGGGGTAGCCGCCGAAGAGGCCGGCGGCCACGTTGGCGGCGCCGAGTCCGATCAGCTCCTGGTTGGCGTCGACGTCGTAGCGGTGCCGTCGGGCGTACACCTTGGCGACGGCGATCGACTCCATGAAGCCGACGAGCGTGATGACCATCGCCGCCACGGCGAGGTCACCGATCAGCGAACCGCCCACGTCGGGCAGCCCGAAGGCGGGCAGCGAATCGGGGATGTCGCCCACGACCGCGACGTCGTGGGACTCGAGGTCGAACGCCTCCACGGCGAGGATCGAGCCGACGACAACGGCGAGGGCGGCCGGCACCTGCGGGACGAAGCGCTTCATGGCGAAGAGGGCGACCAGGGCGACGAGCCCGAGCGCGAGCGTGGGTCCGTTGGTGTCGCCAACGCCCCGGCCGACCTCGCGCACCGTCTCGTAGAAGTGGTCCTGACGCTCGACCGAGATTCCGAGCAGGTGCTTCGCCTGCGAGAAGCCGATGATGATCGCCGCGGCCGCGGTGAAACCGACCAGGACCGAGTGGCTCAGCAGGTTGACGAGAAATCCGAGTCGCGCGATGCCGAGGACCAGATGGACCACGCCGACCATCAGCGCGAGCAGCGCCGCGGCGGCGAGATAGCCGGCGGTCCCCTCCTCGACGTGTGGCGCCAGCGCGGAGGCGGTGAGGAGCGAGACGATCGCGACCGGGCCGACCGCGAGCTGGCGGGAGGACCCGAAGAACGCGTAGACGAGCACCGGCACGGTGGCGGCGTAGAGACCGACCTCGGGCGGCAGGCCGGCGAGGAGGGCGTAGGCCATCGCCTGGGGCACCAGCATGGCGCCGATGGTGAGACCGGCGGTGACGTCGGGGCGCAGGTCGCTGCGGTCGTAGCTCGACCCCCAGTCGAGTATCGGGAACACACGGCGCGGCTGCATATGTCCAAATGTACGTACATTTGGACATAATGTCAACCCCTGCCGCCCGATGACCGCGCCGGGTCAGGCCGCGGAGGGGCGCAGCTGGGCGACCGCGCCGGTCGACCAGTCGGTGACGAAGCGGAACCGGTCGCCGCGGATCAGGGTGGTCCGCCATTCGATCGGCGTGCCGTCGCGGCTCCCGAGGCGCTCGAGGAAGAACACGGCGTCACCCGCCGCGAGCCCGAGCGGCCCCCGGTCCGTGGCCGTCGGGACGGTCGGCGTCAACCGCTCCCAGCCCTGATTCGGCACCGGCGCGCCGATGGCGGCCAGC is a genomic window containing:
- a CDS encoding N-acetyltransferase family protein; the encoded protein is MELRLATVADAAAIRDIYNREVTETTNTFDLEPRTLEQQRDWLAERLGALGVVVADIDGRVAGFASLSEYRPRAAYRTTVESSVYVAEWARGEGVGRAMMVELVDVATQRGFHTIIANIVGGHEASIALHHAAGFEIVGTQREVGRKFGKWLDLTVMQRMLR
- a CDS encoding carbonic anhydrase; this encodes MSELWSDLLAAHEQAGAPADGRVPEHRPSVAVLACSDARVPPSVVFDQPAGSLFVVRVAGNTAGPRALASLDYAVEQLGVELLIVLGHTHCGAVAAAFAGDCDGELAAVTAPICAVIDQHPHAEEPAIVRHNVTATLRALAAHDGPTGRATRAGRLALVGAVHDLATGCLDDVTDPSLPPIHPSLETT
- a CDS encoding rhodanese-like domain-containing protein, which translates into the protein MTIPATDTISTAELQRLRVDDPTTRVLDVRTGGEFETVHIPGSFNVPLDTLGEHVADLADVAHPVVLVCQSGGRASQAHGALRGAGKERLHILEGGIAAWQAADGEVAQGDVERWAMDRQVRLVAGSLVVAGVLTSIAVPKAKWLAAGVGGGLLYSAVSNTCAMANMLGRLPYNRTSCDIESVLRDLHAEAA
- a CDS encoding rhodanese-like domain-containing protein; protein product: MHRDHPVVDYPTVVDDSTQLIDVREPHELEETGTLPGARNIPLGDLPVRAGELNPAQRVVVLCRSGARSTAACEALTAAGFADVVNLAGGMLAWKEGTNP
- a CDS encoding DUF2237 domain-containing protein, with the protein product MAKNVLGGELADCGTDPVTGFFRDGCCNTSEEDVGSHTVCTTVTTRFLEFSKEAGNDLSTPRPEWGFAGLQPGDGWCVCAARWLEAALAGAAAPVRLTATHERALEVVPLQMLRAHAVDAEN
- a CDS encoding solute carrier family 26 protein is translated as MQPRRVFPILDWGSSYDRSDLRPDVTAGLTIGAMLVPQAMAYALLAGLPPEVGLYAATVPVLVYAFFGSSRQLAVGPVAIVSLLTASALAPHVEEGTAGYLAAAALLALMVGVVHLVLGIARLGFLVNLLSHSVLVGFTAAAAIIIGFSQAKHLLGISVERQDHFYETVREVGRGVGDTNGPTLALGLVALVALFAMKRFVPQVPAALAVVVGSILAVEAFDLESHDVAVVGDIPDSLPAFGLPDVGGSLIGDLAVAAMVITLVGFMESIAVAKVYARRHRYDVDANQELIGLGAANVAAGLFGGYPVTGGFSRTAVNDSAGARTPLASVVTAAIVLATIAFFTPLLSSLPNAALGAIIIAAVVGLVDVAEMRHIARVKRSDLIGLAVAFVATLVLGIELGIGVAVVASMLVVFARMSMPHSAVLGHVDGTTSYRNVERFPEVATDPGIDIVRVDAALSFANAAAVKRLLAERGAALTAEPRALLLDASGINDIDATGVEMLHELLPDLDDRGVTLHLADAKGPVRDVLRRAGLWDALDERIHTSTHDAVVAIRAARTAPSDQRRHGIDERPASTSGSEVHRV
- a CDS encoding MBL fold metallo-hydrolase, which codes for MKFTQYYLDCLSQASYLIGDETSGRAVVVDPRRDIDEYVADAEAAGLRIELVIETHFHADFLSGHLELAAATGAEIAFSSVAETEFPSRKLTDGERISLGEVELEILHTPGHTPESISIVVREQPGEEPYAVLTGDTLFIGDVGRPDLLASIGYTRDELADQLYDSLHQKLMPLPDTTRVYPAHGAGSACGKNLSTDTWSTIGDQRESNYALLAPDRETFVELVTEGQPPAPDYFVYDAVLNRKNRELLDETEPPTPLDLDEFDAKVAAGALILDGRGPEEFGHGHLTGSVNVGLNGRYAEFAGSVVPSDVDIVLVVDDGFELEAKNRLARIGFDRVVGHLRHPQAVMAAHPDRVQRASRLTAAEYDVRADEVAGLQLVDIRNPGEFALGSIPGAVGIPVGELPKRLDELDPDTPTVVFCAGGYRSSVGASVLRRAGFADVSDILGGYGAWVETRAASPTS